A window of Acinonyx jubatus isolate Ajub_Pintada_27869175 chromosome E4, VMU_Ajub_asm_v1.0, whole genome shotgun sequence contains these coding sequences:
- the LHX9 gene encoding LIM/homeobox protein Lhx9 isoform X2, protein MEIVGCRAEDNSCPFRPPAMLFHGISGGHIQGIMEEMERRSKTEARLAKGAQLNGRDAGMPPLSPEKPALCAGCGGKISDRYYLLAVDKQWHLRCLKCCECKLALESELTCFAKDGSIYCKEDYYRRFSVQRCARCHLGISASEMVMRARDSVYHLSCFTCSTCNKTLTTGDHFGMKDSLVYCRAHFETLLQGEYTPQLSYTELAAKSGGLALPYFNGTGTVQKGRPRKRKSPALGVDIVNYNSGCNENEADHLDRDQQPYPPSQKTKRMRTSFKHHQLRTMKSYFAINHNPDAKDLKQLAQKTGLTKRVLQGEQILGHYSQTSRRLKIP, encoded by the exons ATGGAAATAGTGGGGTGCCGAGCAGAAGACAACTCGTGTCCTTTCCGTCCCCCAGCCATGCTCTTCCACGGGATCTCCGGAGGCCACATCCAAGGTATCATGGAGGAGATGGAGCGCAGATCTAAGACGGAGGCCCGCCTGGCCAAAGGCGCTCAGCTCAACGGCCGCGACGCG GGCATGCCCCCGCTGAGCCCCGAGAAGCCCGCTCTCTGCGCCGGCTGCGGGGGCAAGATCTCGGACAGGTACTACCTGCTGGCTGTGGACAAACAGTGGCACCTGAGGTGCCTGAAGTGCTGTGAATGTAAGCTGGCCCTCGAGTCGGAGCTCACCTGCTTCGCCAAGGACGGTAGCATTTACTGCAAGGAGGATTACTACAG AAGGTTCTCTGTGCAGAGATGTGCCCGCTGCCACCTTGGCATCTCCGCCTCCGAGATGGTCATGCGCGCCCGAGACTCAGTCTACCACCTGAGCTGTTTCACCTGCTCCACGTGCAACAAGACCCTGACCACGGGCGACCATTTTGGCATGAAGGACAGCCTGGTGTACTGCCGCGCCCACTTCGAGACCCTCTTGCAAGGGGAGTATACACCGCAGCTGAGCTACACCGAGCTGGCGGCCAAGAGCGGCGGCTTGGCCCTGCCTTACTTCAACGGCACTGGCACCGTGCAGAAAGGGCGGCCCCGGAAGCGGAAGAGCCCAGCGCTGGGAGTGGACATCGTCAATTACAACTCAG GTTGTAACGAGAACGAGGCAGACCACTTGGACCGGGATCAGCAGCCTTACCCACCCTCACAGAAGACCAAGCGCATGCGCACCTCCTTCAAGCACCACCAGCTCCGGACCATGAAATCCTACTTTGCCATCAACCACAACCCGGATGCCAAGGACCTCAAGCAGCTTGCTCAGAAAACAGGCCTCACCAAAAGAGTTTTGCAG GGAGAACAAATCTTGGGGCATTACAGCCAAACATCCCGACGTTTGAAAATTCCCTAA
- the LHX9 gene encoding LIM/homeobox protein Lhx9 isoform X1, which yields MEIVGCRAEDNSCPFRPPAMLFHGISGGHIQGIMEEMERRSKTEARLAKGAQLNGRDAGMPPLSPEKPALCAGCGGKISDRYYLLAVDKQWHLRCLKCCECKLALESELTCFAKDGSIYCKEDYYRRFSVQRCARCHLGISASEMVMRARDSVYHLSCFTCSTCNKTLTTGDHFGMKDSLVYCRAHFETLLQGEYTPQLSYTELAAKSGGLALPYFNGTGTVQKGRPRKRKSPALGVDIVNYNSGCNENEADHLDRDQQPYPPSQKTKRMRTSFKHHQLRTMKSYFAINHNPDAKDLKQLAQKTGLTKRVLQVWFQNARAKFRRNLLRQENGGVDKADGTSLPAPPSADSGALTPPGTATTLTDLTNPTITVVTSVTSNMDSHESGSPSQTTLTNLF from the exons ATGGAAATAGTGGGGTGCCGAGCAGAAGACAACTCGTGTCCTTTCCGTCCCCCAGCCATGCTCTTCCACGGGATCTCCGGAGGCCACATCCAAGGTATCATGGAGGAGATGGAGCGCAGATCTAAGACGGAGGCCCGCCTGGCCAAAGGCGCTCAGCTCAACGGCCGCGACGCG GGCATGCCCCCGCTGAGCCCCGAGAAGCCCGCTCTCTGCGCCGGCTGCGGGGGCAAGATCTCGGACAGGTACTACCTGCTGGCTGTGGACAAACAGTGGCACCTGAGGTGCCTGAAGTGCTGTGAATGTAAGCTGGCCCTCGAGTCGGAGCTCACCTGCTTCGCCAAGGACGGTAGCATTTACTGCAAGGAGGATTACTACAG AAGGTTCTCTGTGCAGAGATGTGCCCGCTGCCACCTTGGCATCTCCGCCTCCGAGATGGTCATGCGCGCCCGAGACTCAGTCTACCACCTGAGCTGTTTCACCTGCTCCACGTGCAACAAGACCCTGACCACGGGCGACCATTTTGGCATGAAGGACAGCCTGGTGTACTGCCGCGCCCACTTCGAGACCCTCTTGCAAGGGGAGTATACACCGCAGCTGAGCTACACCGAGCTGGCGGCCAAGAGCGGCGGCTTGGCCCTGCCTTACTTCAACGGCACTGGCACCGTGCAGAAAGGGCGGCCCCGGAAGCGGAAGAGCCCAGCGCTGGGAGTGGACATCGTCAATTACAACTCAG GTTGTAACGAGAACGAGGCAGACCACTTGGACCGGGATCAGCAGCCTTACCCACCCTCACAGAAGACCAAGCGCATGCGCACCTCCTTCAAGCACCACCAGCTCCGGACCATGAAATCCTACTTTGCCATCAACCACAACCCGGATGCCAAGGACCTCAAGCAGCTTGCTCAGAAAACAGGCCTCACCAAAAGAGTTTTGCAG GTTTGGTTCCAAAACGCACGAGCCAAATTCAGAAGGAACCTTTTGCGGCAGGAGAATGGGGGTGTTGATAAAGCTGATGGCACGTCGCTTCCGGCCCCGCCCTCAGCAGACAGCGGCGCTCTCACTCCACCCGGCACAGCGACCACTTTAACAGACCTGACCAATCCCACTATCACTGTAGTGACATCCGTGACCTCTAACATGGACAGCCACGAATCCGGAAGCCCCTCACAAACTACCTTAACGAACCTTTTCTaa
- the CE4H1orf53 gene encoding uncharacterized protein C1orf53 homolog isoform X1 has translation MEFAAYLPTLEFEAGPSSGGRKLGPRGAGPRSKARGPKPEADLPARSPDPRGRPAGPQRGAPRLSGPTAAMAARQIPAWARAALWTQPQAALPPKLLWVGGGFRRHLCLTLCSASKEDRGRSGRCSQGGLEGAASSRESEGLTAAERRIADLHAAACAAGQLNYTDPATGYLVLTRLAHLQRGKCCGSACRHFVLFLLQCPYGQVNVKDPLKRKKFNSYFYV, from the exons CAGGACCCAGCAGCGGAGGCCGAAAGCTGGGTCCTCGCGGCGCGGGTCCGAGGTCCAAGGCCCGAGGCCCGAAGCCCGAGGCCGACCTCCCAGCGCGCAGCCCGGACCCGCGTGGCCGTCCCGCCGGGCCACAGCGCGGGGCGCCCCGCCTTTCCGGGCCGACGGCGGCCATGGCGGCCAGACAGATCCCGGCGTGGGCACGCGCCGCGCTCTGGACGCAACCGCAAGCAGCTCTGCCTCCCAAACTTCTCTGGGTCGGGGGAGGGTTCCGACGGCACCTCTGCTTAACCCTCTGCTCCGCTTCTAAAGAAGACCGCGGACGCTCCGGGCGCTGCTCGCAAGGCGGACTAGAGGGAGCGGCGAGCAGTCGGGAGAGTGAAGGGTTAACGGCGGCCGAGAGGCGGATCGCAGACCTGCACGCCGCCGCGTGCGCG GCTGGCCAGCTAAACTACACGGATCCAGCCACTGGCTATCTGGTGCTTACACGGCTTGCCCACTTGCAGAGAGGCAAATGCTGCGGGTCTGCTTGCAGACAC tttgttttatttcttctgcagTGTCCATATGGTCAAGTCAATGTTAAGGATccattgaaaaggaagaaattcaattcatatttttatgtttga
- the CE4H1orf53 gene encoding uncharacterized protein C1orf53 homolog isoform X2, with product MEFAAYLPTLEFEAGPSSGGRKLGPRGAGPRSKARGPKPEADLPARSPDPRGRPAGPQRGAPRLSGPTAAMAARQIPAWARAALWTQPQAALPPKLLWVGGGFRRHLCLTLCSASKEDRGRSGRCSQGGLEGAASSRESEGLTAAERRIADLHAAACAAGQLNYTDPATGYLVLTRLAHLQRGKCCGSACRHCPYGQVNVKDPLKRKKFNSYFYV from the exons CAGGACCCAGCAGCGGAGGCCGAAAGCTGGGTCCTCGCGGCGCGGGTCCGAGGTCCAAGGCCCGAGGCCCGAAGCCCGAGGCCGACCTCCCAGCGCGCAGCCCGGACCCGCGTGGCCGTCCCGCCGGGCCACAGCGCGGGGCGCCCCGCCTTTCCGGGCCGACGGCGGCCATGGCGGCCAGACAGATCCCGGCGTGGGCACGCGCCGCGCTCTGGACGCAACCGCAAGCAGCTCTGCCTCCCAAACTTCTCTGGGTCGGGGGAGGGTTCCGACGGCACCTCTGCTTAACCCTCTGCTCCGCTTCTAAAGAAGACCGCGGACGCTCCGGGCGCTGCTCGCAAGGCGGACTAGAGGGAGCGGCGAGCAGTCGGGAGAGTGAAGGGTTAACGGCGGCCGAGAGGCGGATCGCAGACCTGCACGCCGCCGCGTGCGCG GCTGGCCAGCTAAACTACACGGATCCAGCCACTGGCTATCTGGTGCTTACACGGCTTGCCCACTTGCAGAGAGGCAAATGCTGCGGGTCTGCTTGCAGACAC TGTCCATATGGTCAAGTCAATGTTAAGGATccattgaaaaggaagaaattcaattcatatttttatgtttga